A region from the Algoriphagus machipongonensis genome encodes:
- the ccoN gene encoding cytochrome-c oxidase, cbb3-type subunit I, with protein sequence MNDSTLETFHYDNKIVKYFGAATIIWGIVGMLVGILAATQLFLPEANLGNPYTTFGRIRPLHTNAVIFAFVGNAIFAGVYYSMPRLLKTPMWNKTLSWFHFYGWQLIILAAAITLPLGLTTSKEYAELEWPIDIAIALVWVAFGANMIGTLINRRERHMYVAIWFYMASFVTVAVLHIFNSLALPVDFFKSYSAYAGVQDALVQWWYGHNAVAFFLTTPFLGLMYYFLPKAANRPVYSYKLSIVHFWSLIFIYMWAGPHHLLYTALPEWAQVLGTAFSIMLIAPSWGGMVNGLLTLRGAWDKVSNEPVLKFMVVALTAYGMATFEGPMLSLKNVNAIAHYTDWIVAHVHIGGLGWNGFLTFGMLYWMWPRLFKTKMYSTKMANTHFWLGTLGIIFYALPMYVAALTQFLMLREFDEMGRLAYGNFLETVVELVPMYMLRALGGVLYLSGAILMVYNMWMTAKQGVFQETEEDAAPALAKNYKPAGEFWHRAWERKPIFFTVLATVAIAIGGAIEIIPTILVKSNVPTISSVKPYTPLELEGRDLYIANGCVGCHSQMIRPFRFETERYGEYSKAGEFVYDRPFLWGSKRTGPDLHRVGGKYPDSWHYFHMEDPRSMSPGSLMPPYPWLKTNELDYSDLPAKIRTLQKLGVPYPEGFDQQATADLESQAAVITASLKDAGVEVMPNTEIVALIAYLQRLGTDIKATATNNP encoded by the coding sequence ATGAATGATTCTACTTTAGAAACGTTCCATTATGACAATAAAATTGTCAAGTATTTTGGAGCCGCCACCATTATCTGGGGGATCGTAGGAATGCTGGTAGGGATATTAGCTGCTACCCAGCTATTTTTACCTGAGGCGAATTTGGGGAATCCCTATACTACCTTTGGTAGAATAAGGCCCTTGCATACGAATGCAGTCATCTTTGCATTTGTTGGTAATGCCATTTTCGCAGGGGTTTATTATTCCATGCCCCGGTTATTAAAAACCCCAATGTGGAACAAAACCTTGAGTTGGTTCCATTTTTACGGATGGCAGTTAATTATTTTGGCAGCTGCTATTACCCTTCCTTTGGGATTAACTACATCCAAGGAATATGCTGAATTGGAATGGCCCATTGATATTGCCATTGCTTTAGTTTGGGTTGCTTTTGGTGCCAATATGATTGGTACTTTAATTAACCGAAGGGAGCGTCATATGTATGTGGCCATCTGGTTTTACATGGCCTCTTTCGTCACCGTTGCTGTTTTACATATTTTCAACTCTCTAGCTTTACCAGTTGACTTCTTCAAAAGTTATTCTGCTTATGCAGGAGTTCAAGATGCTTTGGTACAATGGTGGTATGGACACAATGCTGTCGCATTTTTCCTGACGACCCCATTCCTAGGATTGATGTATTACTTCCTTCCTAAGGCAGCTAACAGACCTGTTTATTCTTACAAGCTTTCCATTGTCCATTTCTGGTCTCTCATATTCATTTATATGTGGGCAGGACCTCACCATTTGCTTTACACTGCCTTGCCAGAATGGGCTCAGGTTTTGGGTACAGCCTTTTCCATTATGCTGATTGCACCCTCTTGGGGAGGTATGGTTAATGGTTTGTTGACGTTAAGAGGAGCTTGGGATAAGGTGAGTAACGAACCAGTACTGAAGTTTATGGTTGTTGCTTTGACGGCCTATGGTATGGCCACATTTGAAGGCCCAATGCTTTCCCTTAAAAATGTCAATGCTATTGCTCACTATACAGATTGGATCGTAGCACACGTGCATATAGGTGGTTTAGGTTGGAATGGCTTCCTGACATTTGGTATGTTATACTGGATGTGGCCTAGATTGTTCAAAACAAAGATGTACTCGACCAAAATGGCAAATACGCACTTTTGGCTGGGAACCCTTGGTATTATTTTCTATGCCTTGCCGATGTATGTAGCTGCCTTGACTCAATTCTTAATGCTAAGAGAGTTTGATGAAATGGGTCGTTTGGCTTATGGAAATTTCCTTGAAACTGTAGTAGAGTTAGTTCCAATGTATATGCTGAGAGCACTAGGTGGAGTATTATACCTTAGTGGAGCTATCCTAATGGTTTATAATATGTGGATGACTGCTAAGCAAGGTGTTTTTCAGGAAACGGAAGAGGACGCTGCACCTGCTCTTGCCAAAAACTACAAGCCTGCTGGTGAATTCTGGCACAGAGCATGGGAAAGAAAACCAATTTTCTTTACAGTTTTAGCTACTGTTGCTATTGCAATTGGTGGAGCAATTGAAATTATCCCTACAATTCTTGTGAAATCAAATGTGCCTACAATTAGCTCTGTCAAACCCTATACTCCTTTGGAGTTAGAAGGCAGGGACCTTTACATTGCCAATGGTTGTGTGGGTTGCCATTCTCAAATGATTCGGCCTTTTAGATTTGAAACGGAACGCTATGGTGAATATTCCAAAGCTGGAGAATTCGTGTATGACAGACCATTCCTTTGGGGCTCCAAAAGAACAGGCCCTGATTTACATAGGGTAGGAGGAAAATATCCTGATAGCTGGCATTACTTCCATATGGAGGATCCACGAAGTATGTCACCAGGTTCCTTGATGCCTCCATATCCTTGGTTGAAGACAAATGAGTTAGATTATTCAGATCTCCCTGCAAAAATAAGAACCCTCCAAAAGTTAGGGGTTCCTTATCCAGAAGGTTTTGATCAGCAAGCTACGGCAGATTTAGAGTCTCAGGCAGCTGTTATTACAGCAAGCTTAAAAGATGCAGGCGTAGAAGTAATGCCAAATACTGAAATCGTGGCCTTGATCGCTTACTTACAAAGACTCGGTACTGATATTAAAGCCACAGCCACCAATAACCCTTAA
- a CDS encoding heavy metal translocating P-type ATPase: MKSSLTRNSIKKCFHCGEACEEFIVWDERDFCCQGCKLVYEVLAENDLCSYYDLEQFPGESQKLKNSRVNKFDYLDDLEVQTQLLDFQSENENHVTFFIPIIHCASCIWLLENLFQIHSGVISSRVDFIKKKVQIRFNPNKITLKELVTSLSTIGYEPKISLSDQGGNAKPVIDKKLISQLAVAGFCFGNMMLFSLPEYFSETQLLGEGFSSLFNYLNVVLALPIVFYSALNYYQSAWNSLKQKKINMDVPIVLGIITLFLYSLWEIFGAGNAGYMDSLGGLLFFLLLGKFYQQKTFASLEFDRDFKSYFPMAVTRLIKSQEQVIPISKLEVGDVILIRDEELIPADAILLDDAASIDYSFVTGEEIPVPKRKGELIYAGGRQKGEPIMLTIQKSPSQGYLTDLWNNEAFGKEKEGKLEPLANKISGVFTWAVLSIAFLAFAFWASQELSVAVKVFTSVLIVACPCALAMSTPFTLGNTLRIFGKGKLYLKNASVIEHLAIVDTLVFDKTGTLTSPSQAVIKYHGEPLTEETKSLLKSMVSRSSHPLSNRINHWLGSRPIVPISNFKEIKGCGLEAEYQGQLVKIGSQSYTGAQDKVYVEDGNLVFLGIGDQVLGYLHIQSGLRDQSPEMIKKLAEQYEVHLLTGDQSHEEVTLRKKFGDQITFKFNQSPQDKLQYLHALNKRGKHTLMVGDGLNDAGALQESEVGIAVTEHISHFSPASDAIIDSSMISKIPDFLGFAKVNRRIIVLSFILSFAYNLVGISLAVQGVLSPVICAILMPLSSISVVLFTSLATNLIGVKRGLIKLNKN, translated from the coding sequence ATGAAATCTTCTTTAACACGTAATTCTATTAAGAAATGCTTCCATTGTGGAGAGGCTTGCGAAGAATTTATCGTTTGGGATGAAAGGGATTTTTGTTGCCAAGGGTGCAAACTCGTTTATGAAGTTTTAGCAGAAAATGACCTTTGCAGTTACTATGACTTAGAACAGTTTCCAGGTGAATCCCAAAAGCTGAAAAATTCCAGAGTTAATAAATTTGATTATTTGGATGATTTAGAAGTTCAAACTCAGCTCTTGGATTTTCAAAGTGAAAATGAAAACCATGTTACCTTTTTTATCCCCATCATTCATTGTGCTTCCTGCATATGGCTCTTAGAAAACCTCTTTCAAATCCATAGCGGGGTTATTTCAAGTAGAGTAGATTTTATAAAGAAGAAGGTTCAAATTCGTTTTAACCCTAATAAAATCACCTTAAAAGAACTGGTTACTTCCTTATCTACTATAGGATACGAGCCTAAAATCAGTTTATCTGATCAAGGTGGTAATGCGAAACCAGTTATTGATAAGAAGTTAATTTCTCAATTAGCAGTTGCTGGCTTCTGTTTTGGGAATATGATGCTATTTAGCCTGCCTGAATATTTTTCTGAAACACAGCTCCTTGGAGAGGGGTTTAGTAGTCTATTTAATTATTTGAACGTAGTCTTAGCTCTTCCTATAGTGTTCTATTCCGCTTTAAATTATTACCAATCTGCTTGGAATAGTTTAAAACAGAAAAAGATAAATATGGATGTGCCGATTGTCTTGGGCATTATTACATTATTTCTCTATTCCCTATGGGAGATTTTTGGGGCTGGAAATGCTGGTTATATGGATAGCCTAGGTGGACTTTTATTCTTCCTGCTCCTTGGTAAATTTTACCAACAAAAGACTTTTGCATCATTGGAGTTTGACAGAGACTTTAAGTCTTATTTTCCAATGGCTGTTACTCGATTGATAAAATCACAGGAGCAAGTAATACCCATTTCAAAATTGGAAGTGGGAGATGTAATTTTGATCAGAGATGAGGAGCTTATTCCTGCTGATGCAATATTACTAGATGATGCAGCAAGCATCGATTATAGTTTTGTGACAGGTGAAGAAATTCCCGTACCTAAAAGAAAAGGGGAGCTAATATATGCAGGAGGAAGACAAAAGGGAGAGCCTATCATGCTCACTATCCAAAAGTCACCTTCTCAAGGGTATTTAACCGACCTCTGGAATAACGAGGCCTTTGGAAAGGAAAAAGAAGGGAAACTTGAACCTTTAGCCAATAAGATCAGTGGAGTTTTTACCTGGGCTGTTTTATCGATCGCATTTCTTGCATTTGCATTTTGGGCGTCTCAAGAGCTATCTGTCGCAGTTAAAGTCTTTACTTCTGTTTTGATTGTCGCCTGTCCTTGTGCATTGGCTATGTCGACTCCTTTTACTCTGGGTAATACTTTAAGGATTTTTGGCAAAGGGAAGCTATACCTTAAGAACGCTAGCGTTATCGAGCATTTAGCTATAGTGGATACTTTGGTTTTTGACAAAACAGGAACCTTGACTTCTCCTTCCCAAGCTGTCATAAAATATCATGGTGAACCATTAACTGAAGAGACAAAATCTCTTTTGAAATCCATGGTATCCAGATCCTCTCATCCTTTAAGTAATCGAATAAATCACTGGCTTGGATCTCGCCCGATAGTACCAATCTCTAATTTTAAAGAAATTAAGGGATGCGGCCTCGAAGCAGAATACCAAGGTCAGCTGGTTAAAATAGGGTCACAGTCTTATACAGGAGCCCAAGATAAAGTTTATGTGGAAGATGGTAACCTAGTGTTTTTAGGAATAGGAGATCAAGTTTTGGGGTACTTACATATCCAATCAGGGCTTCGAGATCAATCTCCTGAGATGATTAAGAAACTGGCCGAACAATACGAAGTACATTTATTGACAGGAGATCAAAGTCATGAGGAAGTGACTCTGCGAAAGAAGTTTGGAGATCAAATCACTTTTAAATTTAACCAAAGTCCACAAGACAAGCTTCAATACCTTCATGCATTAAATAAAAGAGGGAAACATACGCTAATGGTGGGAGATGGTCTCAATGATGCAGGAGCACTGCAGGAAAGTGAAGTGGGAATAGCAGTGACGGAGCATATTAGTCATTTTTCACCAGCCAGTGATGCCATCATAGATTCTTCAATGATTTCAAAAATTCCTGATTTTTTGGGTTTTGCGAAAGTGAATAGACGAATCATTGTGTTGAGTTTCATTCTGAGCTTTGCTTATAATTTGGTAGGTATTAGCCTAGCTGTTCAGGGAGTCTTAAGCCCAGTAATTTGTGCTATTCTAATGCCTTTAAGTAGTATATCAGTCGTGTTATTTACGAGCCTTGCCACCAATTTAATTGGGGTGAAAAGGGGGCTGATCAAACTAAACAAGAACTAA
- the ccoS gene encoding cbb3-type cytochrome oxidase assembly protein CcoS: MEVIFLLIGVSLILAGTFLYLFFKAMKDGQFDDDYTPSVRILFDSKHKKVKKDQPSKPNSNE, from the coding sequence ATGGAAGTGATTTTTCTATTGATCGGTGTCAGTTTGATCCTAGCAGGGACATTCTTATATCTATTTTTCAAAGCAATGAAAGATGGACAGTTTGATGATGACTACACCCCTTCAGTGAGAATTTTATTTGATAGTAAACATAAAAAAGTGAAAAAAGATCAACCATCAAAACCTAATTCAAATGAATGA
- a CDS encoding cbb3-type cytochrome c oxidase N-terminal domain-containing protein, giving the protein MKKILTFMMAFVSLLGTNAVFAQSESNSMMAKLSEMDSNQLTVLIIMGVILGIIVLLLILIIYLMSFITTVFRRENPAMAAEPTWWESFKEKFITGDVEEEAVEKKEMSDHSYDGITELDNFMPPWLQYVFLFTAIFGVAYFINYSVLGYGKTGIEEYEEELRIEAIASEERKANAVAGIDETTAVYDESSGALAVGKSIFETNCAACHAADGGGGVGPNLTDEYWIHGGTIKDLFTVIKYGVVSKGMVPWQDQLSPEEIQNVASYILSLEGTTPANPKAPQGEIVGASSEVIPAETPDSTAVDGQADTLSVESE; this is encoded by the coding sequence ATGAAAAAGATACTAACCTTTATGATGGCATTTGTTAGCCTTTTGGGAACAAATGCTGTTTTCGCCCAATCTGAATCCAATTCCATGATGGCTAAATTGTCTGAAATGGATAGCAATCAGTTGACCGTGCTAATCATCATGGGTGTGATCCTTGGGATCATCGTATTATTGCTAATTCTCATCATTTACTTGATGTCATTTATTACGACAGTCTTTAGAAGAGAGAATCCGGCCATGGCGGCAGAACCAACATGGTGGGAGTCATTTAAAGAGAAGTTTATTACAGGGGATGTTGAGGAAGAGGCAGTTGAAAAGAAAGAAATGTCCGATCACTCTTATGATGGGATTACGGAGTTGGATAATTTCATGCCCCCTTGGCTTCAATATGTGTTTTTGTTTACTGCCATCTTTGGGGTTGCTTACTTTATCAACTACTCTGTATTGGGCTATGGCAAAACAGGTATAGAAGAATATGAGGAGGAGCTTAGAATTGAAGCAATTGCTTCTGAAGAACGAAAAGCAAATGCAGTTGCTGGTATCGACGAAACAACCGCCGTCTATGATGAATCTTCAGGTGCATTAGCTGTTGGTAAGTCAATTTTCGAAACCAATTGTGCTGCTTGTCATGCTGCTGATGGAGGAGGAGGAGTTGGTCCGAACCTCACAGATGAATATTGGATTCATGGAGGGACTATCAAAGATTTATTCACAGTCATCAAATATGGCGTTGTGAGTAAAGGGATGGTTCCTTGGCAGGATCAGTTGAGCCCAGAAGAAATTCAAAATGTAGCCAGTTATATTTTGAGCTTAGAAGGGACTACACCTGCTAATCCAAAAGCTCCGCAAGGTGAAATTGTAGGTGCTTCATCAGAGGTAATACCAGCAGAAACACCGGATAGCACTGCTGTCGACGGTCAGGCTGATACCTTATCAGTTGAATCAGAATGA